One Aphelocoma coerulescens isolate FSJ_1873_10779 chromosome 4A, UR_Acoe_1.0, whole genome shotgun sequence DNA window includes the following coding sequences:
- the STARD8 gene encoding stAR-related lipid transfer protein 8 isoform X2, giving the protein MLILFSAFNPRFPMNKAGINSSCHEIEAKKACDWLRAAGFPQYAQLYEESSFPLDISAVKKDHSFLDQDSLKSLCRRLMTLNTCASMKLDVHFQRKQNEDSEEEDLCAISNRWAFQRDSKRWSRVGSADVLSQGSEALSCTMHPVSSRESVLTDLSTNPEATSLHSTGSVGSMGGTGGTLGTAATPSEPASPLRATVNASSCCRSEGSAQEQPSGQGGGSKEKLKKRRSRSFLKRIESLRRKDKQKPSPDRRVAPHSSATLPPGWGSLQSNGDLAATRTNSSKRGIPASFHSKKHFFSVSYRTNRLLGPAGTKGSSDPKRSGVYLEDYDTATAAECQRRARHGDCLVYIPCDHKPGTFPKSLSIESLCPLGGSSLAHWSARSAAVGLGEGGSSSSVEGSSSPRGFACRRRGSCSSLGSRVSVYDNVPEFGSSEDFCKDGEVTFENLDDILQHMWGLQQKVELWCKAISPGLDGEEGGEEEEDEEESDSGGEPSNLHFEEQSMSDVGTSASDFDSTGNSLNEAEEIETRERRDSGVGASLTRPCRKLRWHSFQNSHRPSLNSASLEINRQSSAQLNLLQKCSLLRLTAIMEKYSVPHKQAWTWTVPKFMKRSKVPDYRDKMVFGVPPIVNVQRTGQPLPQSIQQAMRYLRSQCLDQVGIFRKSGVKSRIQALRHMNETSPDNVNYSGQSAYDVADLLKQYFRDLPEPIFTSKLTDTFLQIYQFVSKEQRLQAVQAAIILMPDENREVLQTLLYFLSDIASAEENQMTAGNLAVCLAPSIFHLNVSKKESTSPRAIHKRGTMGKPDQKDLNENMAATQGLSHMITDCKKLFQVSHDILLQLSSSYMAADAYPHPLADLVCQGESKDLHSYFEQSVQNLLKESSEKFKGWLSTAGPLNTELSCKKVGDGHPLRLWKVSTDVEAPPAAVLHRVLRERHLWDEDLLQSRVVEALDKDMEVYHYVTDSMAPHPRRDCMVLRRWRTDLPRGACLLSSLSVEHDKVPVEGGVKAIVLTSQYLIEPSAMGRSRVTHICRADLRGRSPEWYNRVFGHLCAMELVRIRDSFPALSPNGPETKI; this is encoded by the exons ATGCTGATacttttttctgcatttaatcCACGGTTTCCAATGAACAAAGCCGGGATTAACAGCTCCTGCCATG AAATTGAAGCCAAGAAAGCGTGTGACTGGCTACGGGCAGCGGGATTCCCCCAGTATGCCCAGCTGTACGAAG AGTCATCATTCCCTCTTGACATCAGTGCTGTGAAGAAGGACCACAGCTTCCTGGACCAGGATTCCCTCAAATCCCTGTGCAG GAGGCTGATGACCCTGAACACCTGTGCCTCCATGAAGCTGGATGTTCATTTTCAGCGTAAACAG AATGAAGACTCTGAGGAGGAAGACCTGTGTGCCATCAGCAACCGGTGGGCATTCCAGAGGGACAGCAAAAGATGGTCCCGGGTGGGGTCCGCTGATGTCCTGTCTCAGGGCTCAGAGGCCCTGAGCTGCACCATGCACCCGGTGTCCAGCCGTGAGAGTGTCCTCACGGACCTCAGCACCAACCCCGAGGCCACGTCCCTGCACAGCACGGGCAGCGTGGGCAGCATGGGTGGCACGGGCGGCACACTAGGCACTGCGGCCACGCCGTCCGAGCCCGCGTCCCCCCTCCGTGCCACTGTCAACGCCTCCAGCTGCTGCCGGAGCGAGGGTTCTGCGCAGGAGCAGCCctcggggcagggagggggctcTAAGGAGAAGCTGAAGAAGCGACGGTCTCGCAGCTTCCTGAAGCGGATTGAGTCCCTGCGGAGGAAGGACAAGCAGAAACCCAGCCCAGACAGGAGGGTGGCTCCACACAGCAGCGCCACTCTCCCACCGGGATGGGGCTCCCTGCAGAGTAACGGGGACCTTGCAGCCACGAGGACCAACTCCTCTAAAAGAGGGATACCTGCCTCTTTCCACAGCAAAAAACACTTCTTCTCAGTATCGTACAGGACTAACCGCCTGCTCGGCCCCGCGGGCACCAAGGGGAGCTCTGACCCCAAACGCAGCGGAGTCTACCTGGAGGACTACGACACGGCCACTGCTGCCGAGTGCCAGCGCCGGGCTCGCCATGGCGATTGCCTGGTCTATATCCCCTGTGACCACAAGCCCGgcaccttccccaaatccctctccatCGAGAGCTTGTGTCCCCTGGGCGGCAGCTCCCTGGCCCACTGGAGCGCAAGGAGCgcggctgtggggctgggcgagggcggcagcagcagcagcgtggAGGGCTCGTCTTCCCCGAGGGGCTTTGCCTGCCGGCGCCGGGGCTCCTGCAGTTCCCTGGGCAGCCGCGTCAGCGTCTACGACAACGTGCCGGAGTTCGGCAGCAGCGAGGATTTCTGCAAGGACGGGGAGGTCACCTTCGAGAACCTCGACGACATCCTGCAGCACATGTGGGGGCTGCAGCAGAAGGTGGAACTCTGGTGTAAAGCCATCTCCCCTGGCCtggatggggaggaggggggcgaagaagaggaggatgaggaggagtcGGACTCGGGAGGGGAACCCTCCAACCTGCATTTCGAAGAACAGTCCATGTCGGATGTTGGCACCTCTGCCAGTGACTTTGATAGCACCGGGAACTCCCTCAACGAGGCTGAAGAGATTGAGACACGGGAGCGCCGGGATTCGGGGGTGGGAGCATCACTCACAAGACCCTGCAG AAAGCTGCGTTGGCACAGCTTCCAGAACTCACACCGGCCCAGCCTGAACTCGGCCTCACTGGAGATCAACCGCCAGTCATCGGCCCAGCTCAACCTGCTCCAGAAGTGCTCCCTGCTCCGGCTCACTGCCATTATGGAGAAGTACTCTGTGCCCCACAAGCAGGCCTGGACGTG GACTGTCCCCAAGTTCATGAAACGGAGTAAAGTCCCTGACTACCGGGACAagatggtttttggggtgccaccCATCGTCAACGTGCAGCGGacagggcagcccctgccccagagCATCCAGCAGGCCATGCGCTACTTGCGCAGCCAGTGCCTGGACCAG GTTGGCATTTTCCGCAAGTCTGGGGTGAAGTCCCGGATCCAGGCGCTCCGGCACATGAATGAGACCAGCCCCGACAACGTCAACTACTCGGGGCAGTCAGCGTACGACGTGGCCGACCTGCTGAAGCAGTACTTCCGCGACCTGCCCGAGCCCATCTTCACCAGCAAGCTGACTGACACCTTCCTGCAGATCTACCAGT TCGTGTCCAAGGAGCAGcggctgcaggcagtgcaggcCGCCATCATCCTCATGCCAGACGAGAACCGGGAGGTGCTGCAGACCCTGCTCTACTTCCTGAGCGACATCGCCTCAGCCGAGGAGAACCAGATGACGGCTGGGAACCTGGCTGTGTGCCTGGCCCCCTCCATCTTCCACCTCAACGTGTCCAAGAAGGAAAGCACATCGCCCAG GGCCATACACAAGAGGGGAACCATGGGGAAACCAGACCAGAAGGACCTCAACGAGAACATGGCTGCGACGCAGGGGCTCTCCCATATGATCACTGACTGCAAGAAGCTCTTCCAG GTCTCCCATGACAtcttgctgcagctgagcagctcctATATGGCCGCAGATGCCTATCCCCATCCCCTGGCTGACTTGGTGTGTCAGGGGGAGAGCAAGGATTTACACTCCTACTTTGAGCAGAGTGTCCAGAACCTGCTGAAAGAGTCGTCAGAGAAATTCAAGGGGTggctgagcacagcagggcCCCTGAACACAGAGCTGTCCTGCAAAAAG GTTGGGGACGGGCACCCTCTGCGCCTGTGGAAGGTCTCCACAGATGTCGAGGCCCCTCCCGCCGCGGTGCTGCACCGGGTGCTGCGGGAGCGTCACCTGTGGGACGAGGacctgctgcagagcagggtggTGGAGGCGCTGGACAAGGACATGGAGGTGTACCACTACGTGACGGACAGCATGGCCCCGCACCCGCGCAGGGACTGCATGGTGCTCCG GCGCTGGCGCACGGACCTGCCGCGGGGAGCCTGCCTGCTCAGCTCCCTCTCGGTGGAGCACGACAAGGTGCCGGTGGAGGGAGGGGTCAAGGCCATCGTGCTGACGTCCCAGTACCTCATCGAGCCCAGCGCCATGGGCCGCTCCCGGGTGACCCACATCTGCAGGGCTGACCTCAG
- the STARD8 gene encoding stAR-related lipid transfer protein 8 isoform X1, which produces MPLLDFFWACFKRAKKFTLLEDKKDAEIEAKKACDWLRAAGFPQYAQLYEESSFPLDISAVKKDHSFLDQDSLKSLCRRLMTLNTCASMKLDVHFQRKQNEDSEEEDLCAISNRWAFQRDSKRWSRVGSADVLSQGSEALSCTMHPVSSRESVLTDLSTNPEATSLHSTGSVGSMGGTGGTLGTAATPSEPASPLRATVNASSCCRSEGSAQEQPSGQGGGSKEKLKKRRSRSFLKRIESLRRKDKQKPSPDRRVAPHSSATLPPGWGSLQSNGDLAATRTNSSKRGIPASFHSKKHFFSVSYRTNRLLGPAGTKGSSDPKRSGVYLEDYDTATAAECQRRARHGDCLVYIPCDHKPGTFPKSLSIESLCPLGGSSLAHWSARSAAVGLGEGGSSSSVEGSSSPRGFACRRRGSCSSLGSRVSVYDNVPEFGSSEDFCKDGEVTFENLDDILQHMWGLQQKVELWCKAISPGLDGEEGGEEEEDEEESDSGGEPSNLHFEEQSMSDVGTSASDFDSTGNSLNEAEEIETRERRDSGVGASLTRPCRKLRWHSFQNSHRPSLNSASLEINRQSSAQLNLLQKCSLLRLTAIMEKYSVPHKQAWTWTVPKFMKRSKVPDYRDKMVFGVPPIVNVQRTGQPLPQSIQQAMRYLRSQCLDQVGIFRKSGVKSRIQALRHMNETSPDNVNYSGQSAYDVADLLKQYFRDLPEPIFTSKLTDTFLQIYQFVSKEQRLQAVQAAIILMPDENREVLQTLLYFLSDIASAEENQMTAGNLAVCLAPSIFHLNVSKKESTSPRAIHKRGTMGKPDQKDLNENMAATQGLSHMITDCKKLFQVSHDILLQLSSSYMAADAYPHPLADLVCQGESKDLHSYFEQSVQNLLKESSEKFKGWLSTAGPLNTELSCKKVGDGHPLRLWKVSTDVEAPPAAVLHRVLRERHLWDEDLLQSRVVEALDKDMEVYHYVTDSMAPHPRRDCMVLRRWRTDLPRGACLLSSLSVEHDKVPVEGGVKAIVLTSQYLIEPSAMGRSRVTHICRADLRGRSPEWYNRVFGHLCAMELVRIRDSFPALSPNGPETKI; this is translated from the exons AAATTGAAGCCAAGAAAGCGTGTGACTGGCTACGGGCAGCGGGATTCCCCCAGTATGCCCAGCTGTACGAAG AGTCATCATTCCCTCTTGACATCAGTGCTGTGAAGAAGGACCACAGCTTCCTGGACCAGGATTCCCTCAAATCCCTGTGCAG GAGGCTGATGACCCTGAACACCTGTGCCTCCATGAAGCTGGATGTTCATTTTCAGCGTAAACAG AATGAAGACTCTGAGGAGGAAGACCTGTGTGCCATCAGCAACCGGTGGGCATTCCAGAGGGACAGCAAAAGATGGTCCCGGGTGGGGTCCGCTGATGTCCTGTCTCAGGGCTCAGAGGCCCTGAGCTGCACCATGCACCCGGTGTCCAGCCGTGAGAGTGTCCTCACGGACCTCAGCACCAACCCCGAGGCCACGTCCCTGCACAGCACGGGCAGCGTGGGCAGCATGGGTGGCACGGGCGGCACACTAGGCACTGCGGCCACGCCGTCCGAGCCCGCGTCCCCCCTCCGTGCCACTGTCAACGCCTCCAGCTGCTGCCGGAGCGAGGGTTCTGCGCAGGAGCAGCCctcggggcagggagggggctcTAAGGAGAAGCTGAAGAAGCGACGGTCTCGCAGCTTCCTGAAGCGGATTGAGTCCCTGCGGAGGAAGGACAAGCAGAAACCCAGCCCAGACAGGAGGGTGGCTCCACACAGCAGCGCCACTCTCCCACCGGGATGGGGCTCCCTGCAGAGTAACGGGGACCTTGCAGCCACGAGGACCAACTCCTCTAAAAGAGGGATACCTGCCTCTTTCCACAGCAAAAAACACTTCTTCTCAGTATCGTACAGGACTAACCGCCTGCTCGGCCCCGCGGGCACCAAGGGGAGCTCTGACCCCAAACGCAGCGGAGTCTACCTGGAGGACTACGACACGGCCACTGCTGCCGAGTGCCAGCGCCGGGCTCGCCATGGCGATTGCCTGGTCTATATCCCCTGTGACCACAAGCCCGgcaccttccccaaatccctctccatCGAGAGCTTGTGTCCCCTGGGCGGCAGCTCCCTGGCCCACTGGAGCGCAAGGAGCgcggctgtggggctgggcgagggcggcagcagcagcagcgtggAGGGCTCGTCTTCCCCGAGGGGCTTTGCCTGCCGGCGCCGGGGCTCCTGCAGTTCCCTGGGCAGCCGCGTCAGCGTCTACGACAACGTGCCGGAGTTCGGCAGCAGCGAGGATTTCTGCAAGGACGGGGAGGTCACCTTCGAGAACCTCGACGACATCCTGCAGCACATGTGGGGGCTGCAGCAGAAGGTGGAACTCTGGTGTAAAGCCATCTCCCCTGGCCtggatggggaggaggggggcgaagaagaggaggatgaggaggagtcGGACTCGGGAGGGGAACCCTCCAACCTGCATTTCGAAGAACAGTCCATGTCGGATGTTGGCACCTCTGCCAGTGACTTTGATAGCACCGGGAACTCCCTCAACGAGGCTGAAGAGATTGAGACACGGGAGCGCCGGGATTCGGGGGTGGGAGCATCACTCACAAGACCCTGCAG AAAGCTGCGTTGGCACAGCTTCCAGAACTCACACCGGCCCAGCCTGAACTCGGCCTCACTGGAGATCAACCGCCAGTCATCGGCCCAGCTCAACCTGCTCCAGAAGTGCTCCCTGCTCCGGCTCACTGCCATTATGGAGAAGTACTCTGTGCCCCACAAGCAGGCCTGGACGTG GACTGTCCCCAAGTTCATGAAACGGAGTAAAGTCCCTGACTACCGGGACAagatggtttttggggtgccaccCATCGTCAACGTGCAGCGGacagggcagcccctgccccagagCATCCAGCAGGCCATGCGCTACTTGCGCAGCCAGTGCCTGGACCAG GTTGGCATTTTCCGCAAGTCTGGGGTGAAGTCCCGGATCCAGGCGCTCCGGCACATGAATGAGACCAGCCCCGACAACGTCAACTACTCGGGGCAGTCAGCGTACGACGTGGCCGACCTGCTGAAGCAGTACTTCCGCGACCTGCCCGAGCCCATCTTCACCAGCAAGCTGACTGACACCTTCCTGCAGATCTACCAGT TCGTGTCCAAGGAGCAGcggctgcaggcagtgcaggcCGCCATCATCCTCATGCCAGACGAGAACCGGGAGGTGCTGCAGACCCTGCTCTACTTCCTGAGCGACATCGCCTCAGCCGAGGAGAACCAGATGACGGCTGGGAACCTGGCTGTGTGCCTGGCCCCCTCCATCTTCCACCTCAACGTGTCCAAGAAGGAAAGCACATCGCCCAG GGCCATACACAAGAGGGGAACCATGGGGAAACCAGACCAGAAGGACCTCAACGAGAACATGGCTGCGACGCAGGGGCTCTCCCATATGATCACTGACTGCAAGAAGCTCTTCCAG GTCTCCCATGACAtcttgctgcagctgagcagctcctATATGGCCGCAGATGCCTATCCCCATCCCCTGGCTGACTTGGTGTGTCAGGGGGAGAGCAAGGATTTACACTCCTACTTTGAGCAGAGTGTCCAGAACCTGCTGAAAGAGTCGTCAGAGAAATTCAAGGGGTggctgagcacagcagggcCCCTGAACACAGAGCTGTCCTGCAAAAAG GTTGGGGACGGGCACCCTCTGCGCCTGTGGAAGGTCTCCACAGATGTCGAGGCCCCTCCCGCCGCGGTGCTGCACCGGGTGCTGCGGGAGCGTCACCTGTGGGACGAGGacctgctgcagagcagggtggTGGAGGCGCTGGACAAGGACATGGAGGTGTACCACTACGTGACGGACAGCATGGCCCCGCACCCGCGCAGGGACTGCATGGTGCTCCG GCGCTGGCGCACGGACCTGCCGCGGGGAGCCTGCCTGCTCAGCTCCCTCTCGGTGGAGCACGACAAGGTGCCGGTGGAGGGAGGGGTCAAGGCCATCGTGCTGACGTCCCAGTACCTCATCGAGCCCAGCGCCATGGGCCGCTCCCGGGTGACCCACATCTGCAGGGCTGACCTCAG